The following coding sequences are from one Ornithorhynchus anatinus isolate Pmale09 chromosome 11, mOrnAna1.pri.v4, whole genome shotgun sequence window:
- the NAA50 gene encoding N-alpha-acetyltransferase 50 isoform X3 — MKGRIELGDVTPHNIKQLKRLNQVIFPVSYNDKFYKDVLEVGELAKLAYFNDIAVGAVCCRVDHSQSQKRLYIMTLGCLAPYRRLGIGTKMLNHVLNICEKDGTFDNIYLHVQISNESAIDFYRKFGFEVIETKKNYYKRIEPADAHVLQKNLKTPPPLGQSTDVQKLDN; from the exons CCGGATCGAGCTCGGAGATGTGACGCCACACAACATCAAGCAGCTGAAGAGACTGAACCAGGTCATCTTTCCGGTCAGCTACAACGACAAGTTTTACAAAGACGTGCTGGAGGTCGGCGAGCTGGCAAAGCTCG CCTACTTCAATGATATCGCCGTGGGCGCCGTGTGCTGCAGGGTGGACCACTCACAGAGCCAGAAGAGGCTCTACATCATGACGCTGGGCTGCCTGGCCCCCTACCGCAGGCTAGGGATCG GGACAAAGATGTTGAATCATGTCTTAAACATCTGTGAAAAGGATGGCACTTTTGACAACATCTACCT GCACGTCCAGATCAGCAACGAGTCCGCCATCGACTTCTACCGGAAGTTTGGCTTTGAGGTCATCGAGACGAAGAAAAACTACTATAAGAGGATAGAGCCCGCGGACGCGCACGTGCTGCAGAAGAACCTTAAGACCCCCCCGCCTCTCGGCCAGAGCACAGATGTGCAGAAGCTCGACAACTGA
- the NAA50 gene encoding N-alpha-acetyltransferase 50 isoform X2 has product MKGSRIELGDVTPHNIKQLKRLNQVIFPVSYNDKFYKDVLEVGELAKLAYFNDIAVGAVCCRVDHSQSQKRLYIMTLGCLAPYRRLGIGTKMLNHVLNICEKDGTFDNIYLHVQISNESAIDFYRKFGFEVIETKKNYYKRIEPADAHVLQKNLKTPPPLGQSTDVQKLDN; this is encoded by the exons TAGCCGGATCGAGCTCGGAGATGTGACGCCACACAACATCAAGCAGCTGAAGAGACTGAACCAGGTCATCTTTCCGGTCAGCTACAACGACAAGTTTTACAAAGACGTGCTGGAGGTCGGCGAGCTGGCAAAGCTCG CCTACTTCAATGATATCGCCGTGGGCGCCGTGTGCTGCAGGGTGGACCACTCACAGAGCCAGAAGAGGCTCTACATCATGACGCTGGGCTGCCTGGCCCCCTACCGCAGGCTAGGGATCG GGACAAAGATGTTGAATCATGTCTTAAACATCTGTGAAAAGGATGGCACTTTTGACAACATCTACCT GCACGTCCAGATCAGCAACGAGTCCGCCATCGACTTCTACCGGAAGTTTGGCTTTGAGGTCATCGAGACGAAGAAAAACTACTATAAGAGGATAGAGCCCGCGGACGCGCACGTGCTGCAGAAGAACCTTAAGACCCCCCCGCCTCTCGGCCAGAGCACAGATGTGCAGAAGCTCGACAACTGA
- the NAA50 gene encoding N-alpha-acetyltransferase 50 isoform X1, with amino-acid sequence MTLTGFSATSSGRPPRGSLLELSPLYPVTMCSRIELGDVTPHNIKQLKRLNQVIFPVSYNDKFYKDVLEVGELAKLAYFNDIAVGAVCCRVDHSQSQKRLYIMTLGCLAPYRRLGIGTKMLNHVLNICEKDGTFDNIYLHVQISNESAIDFYRKFGFEVIETKKNYYKRIEPADAHVLQKNLKTPPPLGQSTDVQKLDN; translated from the exons ATGACCTTAACTGGTTTCTCTGCCACATCATCTGGCCGCCCTCCAAGGGGAAGCCTCCTGGAGCTCTCTCCACTGTACCCGGTCACTATGTG TAGCCGGATCGAGCTCGGAGATGTGACGCCACACAACATCAAGCAGCTGAAGAGACTGAACCAGGTCATCTTTCCGGTCAGCTACAACGACAAGTTTTACAAAGACGTGCTGGAGGTCGGCGAGCTGGCAAAGCTCG CCTACTTCAATGATATCGCCGTGGGCGCCGTGTGCTGCAGGGTGGACCACTCACAGAGCCAGAAGAGGCTCTACATCATGACGCTGGGCTGCCTGGCCCCCTACCGCAGGCTAGGGATCG GGACAAAGATGTTGAATCATGTCTTAAACATCTGTGAAAAGGATGGCACTTTTGACAACATCTACCT GCACGTCCAGATCAGCAACGAGTCCGCCATCGACTTCTACCGGAAGTTTGGCTTTGAGGTCATCGAGACGAAGAAAAACTACTATAAGAGGATAGAGCCCGCGGACGCGCACGTGCTGCAGAAGAACCTTAAGACCCCCCCGCCTCTCGGCCAGAGCACAGATGTGCAGAAGCTCGACAACTGA